In Dromiciops gliroides isolate mDroGli1 chromosome 4, mDroGli1.pri, whole genome shotgun sequence, one DNA window encodes the following:
- the LOC122725798 gene encoding olfactory receptor 10J1-like produces the protein MKRHNHTEVSEFFFQGFSSFQENQITLFVVFLVLYIFTLAGNIIIVIIIRIDHHLHTPMYFFLSMLSTSETLYSLVIIPRMLFSLVCRDKSISLPGCATQMFFFVTFGINNCFLLTAMGYDRYVAICNPLRYTVIMNRKVCALLVWGALSIGLIVAMTQVTSVFRLPFCGIEVAHFFCDIRPVMKLSCIDTTINEILTLIISVLVLLVPMGLVFISYVLIISTILKIASAEGRQKAFATCASHLTVVIVHYGCAAIAYLKPKSENTRDQDQLISVTYTVITPLLNPVVYSLRNKEVKDALLRAVGKKHP, from the coding sequence ATGAAGAGACATAACCACACAGAGGTGAGTGAGTTTTTTTTTCAAGGATTCTCCAGTTTCCAGGAAAATCAGATCACACTCTTTGTAGTTTTCCTGGTCCTGTACATTTTTACCCTGGCTGGCAATATCATTATTGTGATAATCATCCGAATTGACCATCACCTCCACACACCTATGTACTTCTTCCTGAGCATGTTGTCTACTTCTGAGACTTTGTACTCATTAGTCATTATCCCACGGATGCTGTTCAGCCTTGTGTGCAGGGATAAGTCCATCTCCCTGCCAGGCTGTGCTAcccaaatgttcttttttgtcaCCTTTGGCATCAATAACTGTTTCCTGCTCACAGCAATGGGGTATGATCGCTATGTGGCCATCTGCAACCCACTGAGGTATACAGTCATCATGAATAGGAAGGTGTGTGCCCTGCTGGTGTGGGGGGCACTTAGCATTGGTTTGATTGTAGCAATGACACAGGTGACCTCTGTGTTCAGGTTGCCATTTTGTGGCATAGAAGTGGCCCACTTCTTCTGTGATATCCGGCCTGTGATGAAACTTTCCTGCATTGATACCACCATCAATGAGATCTTAACTCTAATAATCAGTGTCTTAGTGCTTTTAGTGCCTATGGGCTTGGTTTTCATCTCGTATGTCCTCATTATTTCCACCATTCTTAAAATTGCCTCTGCTGAGGGTCGGCAGAAGGCCTTCGCCACATGTGCCTCTCACCTCACCGTGGTCATTGTCCACTATGGCTGTGCCGCCATTGCCTATCTGAAGCCCAAGTCAGAGAATACCAGAGATCAGGACCAATTGATTTCAGTGACTTATACTGTCATCACCCCACTGCTGAACCCAGTAGTGTACAGCCTAAGGAACAAAGAGGTCAAGGATGCTTTGCTTCGAGCTGTTGGTAAAAAACATCCCTAA